GCTCGCCGAGGCGCGCTCGCAGAGCGACTGAGGCGACCGGGCACCGCGCTCCGCGCACCACTGCACCGCTCACCACTGCACCGCGCTCCACTGCACCGCGCTCCGCGCACCCGCTCCGGAGGCCGCGGACGCTAGCATGGGGCGATGCGAAGCTTCGACGAGCTGGCGGCGGAGGCCGTCCGAGCCGATGTCACCGGGTGGGGGTTCGAGTTTCTGCGGGGGCGCGCCACCGAGCAGCGCCCGCCGTGGAAGTACGCCTCATTGCTCGCGGCTCGTCTGGGGTCGGTCTCATCGGCGCTCGACCTCGACACCGGGGGCGGAGAAGTCGTGGACGAGGCGCCCGCGCTGCCCCCGCGCATGGCGGTCACCGAGTCCTGGCCGCCCAACGTCGCACGCGCGAGGCAGCGGCTCGGTCCCCGCGGCGTTGAGGTGGCGGGCACGGAACCCGGCGAGCCGCTGCCCTTCCCCGACGGCAGCTTCGAACTCGTCACGGCTCGGCACCCGGTCGCACCCGACTGGCACGAGATCCACCGGGTGCTGCGCCCCGGAGGCGTCTACCTCGCGCAGCACGTGGGGCCGGCATCGGCGTTCGAACTCATCGAGCGCTTCCTCGGCCCTCTCCCCGCCGAGCGACGCCTCCGGGATCCGGAAGACGAGGCCGCCGCCGCGCGGGATCGGGGATTCGAGATCCTCCGATTGCGGACCGCGACGTGCCGCATGGAGTTCTTCGACGTCGGAGCGGTGATCTGGATCCTGCGGAAGTGCGTCTGGTGGGTGCCCGACTTCTCCGTCGAGCGATACCGCGATGTGCTGCTCGAGCTCGACGCGCAGATGCGCGGCGGCACTCCCTTCGTCGCGCACTCGACCCGCCATCTCATCGAGGCTCGCCGGTGACGGCGGCGGGCTGGGGCGGGCTGCTCGTGGCGTGGTTCGCGGCCCTCGCGCTGCCCGGGCCGGACCTGTTCCTGCTGCTGCGTCTCGCGGTGCGGGAGCGCCGAGCGGCGGTGCTCGCGGCGCTCGGCATCATGAGCGGCAACCTGCTCTGGATCGTGGTGTCCGTACTGGGGCTGGCGGCGCTCTTCGAGGCGCTGCCGGCGCTGCTGCCGGTCATGCAGACGGTGGGCGCGGTCGTGCTCGGCTATCTCGGCGTGCAGAGCATGCGGGGCGGGATCGCGGGGCTGCGCGAAGAGGGGGCGGATCGCGGTGCCGGATCGGTGGCCCGCCCCTGGCTGCTGGGTCTCACCACCAACCTCGCGAACCCGAAGGCGCTCATCTTCTTCACGGCACTGCTGGCCCAGTTCCTGCCGGCGGGTGCGGGATGGGGTCTGCGTCTCGCGATCATCGCCGTGATGTTCACGAGTGGACTGGTCTGGTTCGTCGGGATCGCACTCGCCTCATCGGCGCCGGCGTTCCGCCGCTGGTTGGGGCGGGCCGCGCCCTGGTTCGATATCGTCGCGGGCGCGCTGTTCGTGCTGATCGCGGTCGTGATCCTGGTCGAGGTGCTGCTCGGGCTCGTCTCCGATCCCGCAGCCCAAACAGGAGATCTACTCCCAGGCGGGCGATCCAGCTGAATATTCCCGTTTAGGAGCAGATCTCCTACTTGAAGAAGGTGCCGCGGCTTGTCGGGCGGCGCCGATACTGCTATGGTCTCTGCGGATCGGAGCATTTCGCGATCCCGAATCTCCATGACACGAAGCGAGGTGAGTCGCATGCCCAGTGACAGTTGCAGTCACCAGCCGGGTACCGTGCTCACCGCTTCGATCGGCTTCCGCTAGTCGACGGCCCGCCGGTCGCCCGGCGCACCATCAGCGCGCCTCGGGCCACCGCCCGAGCGCGCTCACGATCGTGCGCGCCCCGGCGCGCACCCGGAAGGAGCCGCCATGACCACCCAGCCGATCCCCGTCGTCGACGGGCTCATCGACACGATCGAGCAGCAGCTCGCAGCCCGAGACCTGCACGCGCTCACCGAGACGCTGGCCCCGCTCACGACCGCCGACCTGGTACCCCTGTTCGACCGGTTGAGTCTGCGCCGACGAGCGATCGTCTTCCGCCTGCTGGCCAAGCAGCGAGCCCTCGAGGTCTTCGAATCGCTCGACCCCGAACTGCAGGGCGACCTGCTCGACGGACTGCACGACGCGGAGGTCGCGCGGCTGTTCGCGGAGCTCGATCCCGACGACCGGGCCTGGTTGCTGGAGGAGGTGCCGGCGTCGCTCGCCACGCGCCTGCTGCGCGGACTCCCCGAGACCGATCGGCTGCTCACCGCGGCCGTACTCGGCTACCCGCAGGGCAGCGTGGGCCGGCGCATGACACCCGAGTACGTGTGGACGAGGGCCGAGCTGACCGTCGAGCAGTCGCTCGTCCGCGTGCAGGCGCGTCTCGACGACGCCGAGACCGTGTACACCGTGCCCGTGCTCGACAACGGCAGGCGGGTGGTGGGGGTCGTCAGCCTGCGCGAGCTGATGCGGGCGGAGCCCGGGCGAGTCGTCGCCGACCTCATGCAGCCGGCGCACACCGCGGAGGCCGTGGAGCGGGACGAGACGGCCGCCCGCCGCTGCGCCGACCTCGCTCTGCTCGCCATGCCCATCGTCGACAGCGAGCGCCGTCTCGTGGGCATGTTCACCATCGACGACGCCGTACGCATCCTCGAGCGCGAGGAGAACGAGGACGCGGCTAGACAGGGCGGCTCCGAGCCGCTACGGCGCCCGTACCTCTCGACGCCCGTGCTCTCGATCGTGCGATCCCGGGTGGTATGGCTGCTCGTGCTGGCGATCGGCGCCACCCTCACCGTGCAGGTGCTGTCGGTGTTCGAGGCGACGCTGGAGCAGGTGACGGTGCTGGCGCTCTTCGTGCCGCTGCTCATCGGCACCGGCGGCAACACCGGCAACCAGGCGGCCACGACGGTGACCCGGGCGCTCGCGCTCGGCGACGTGCGCCCCAGGGACCTGCTGCGCGTGCTCGCGCGCGAGCTCCGCACGGGCGCCGTGCTCGGCCTGCTGCTCGGCGGACTCGGCTTCGCCATCGCGGGCCTCGTCTACTCCGTGCCGATCGGGCTCGTCATCGGACTCACTCTGCTCACGGTCTGCACGCTGGCGGCCGCCGTGGGCGGCGGCATGCCCCTGCTGGCGCGAGCGGTCGGCGTCGACCCCGCGGTCTTCTCGAACCCGTTCATCTCGACCTTCGTGGACGCCACTGGCCTGATCGTCTACTTCATGATCGCCCGCGCGATCCTGCAACTGTGAGAACGGGCGCCGCGGGCATCGCGGTCGCGGCGCGCCATTGCCGCGGCGCGCCGTTGCCGCGATGCGCCGCACCGACCGGGTGCCGTCACCAGCCGGTGCTGAGCACCCGGTCGAGCTGCTCGAGCACGAAGTCGGCGCTCTCGGCGGTGAGGCAGAGCGGCGGTTTCACCTTGAGCACGTTCGAGCGCTCCGAGGTGGTGAGCACGACCACGCCGAGCTCTCGCAGGCGCTCGCAGATCGCCGCGGCCTCCTCCTTCGCGGGCTCCATCGTCTCGTGATCGCGCACGAGCTCGACACCGAGATAGAGCCCCTCGCCGTGCACCGGGCCGATGAGCGGGTGACGCTCGGCGAGCGCCCGGAAACCCTCGGCGAGCCGCTCGCCCACCACGTGCGCGTTCTGCTGCAGCCGCTCGTCGCGCATCGCGTCGAGCACCGCGAGGCCAACGCGGCAGCTGAGCGGATTGCCGCCCGCCGACGAGAAGAACTGTCCCTGCGTGGCGAGCGCGTCGGCGATGCGCTTCGAGGTGATGACGCCGCCGATGGGAAATCCGTTGCCCATCGGCTTCGCGATGGTGATGAGGTCGGGCACGACCCCCGACTGTTCGAAGCCCCAGAAGGTCGACCCCATGCGACCGAAGCCCACCTGCACCTCGTCCGCGATGCACAGGCCGCCCGCCGAACGAACACGCGCGTAGGCGTCGGCGAGGTAGCCGTCGGGCAGCAGCACGCCGCCGGCGTTGCCCAGCACCGACTCGCAGATGAACGCGGCGACCCCGCGTCCCTCTCCGGCGAGAGCGAGCAGGTCGGACCCGAGGTCGGCGGCATAGCGCGCGCCCACGCTCCGATCGCCCGCGTCGCCGCGGTAGGTGCCGCGGAAGCGGTTGGGCACGTCGGCGACGTGCACCCAGTCGGGCCGGTTCTCGAGCGCGTAGGGGTTGTCGTAGGCGCTCGTGGTCACGGCGTCGGAGGCCATGGTCCAGCCGTGGTAGGCCTCGCGCAGCGCCACGACGGTCTTGCGGCCCGTTGCGGCCTGCGCGAGGCGCAGGGCGAGATCGACGGCCTCGGAGCCCGAGTTGACGAGCAGCACCGTGTCGAGCGCGTCACGTCCGCTGCCATCGGCGGCGGGCGTGCGCGCCGCCTCGGGGAGCAGCGCGAGCAGACGCTCGCTGTACTCGGCGAGCTCGCGGTACAGGAAACGTGAGTTGGTGTTGAGGATGCGGATCTGCCGATTCACCGCGTCGGCCACCCCCGGGTGCCCGTGCCCCAGGCCCGTCACGTTGTTGACCATGTCGATGTACGCGCGACCCGTGGTGTCGACGAGGTGGTGGCGCCAGCCCCGCTCGATCTGCATGGGCCGCTCGTAGTAGCGCTCCTGCGCGCTCGCGAAGATCTGCTCGCGCCGGGCCTGCTCGTCGCCGGATTCGTCGCGCTGCGCGCGCGGCGGCAGACCGAGGATCGCGGCCGGATCGCGGGTGAGCCGCGCCCAGGCCGACACACGATCCGGGGTGACGCGGTTCACCGCGGAGCCGCGGAAGTCGCCGGCCGCGCGCTCGGCCTCGAGCCTCTGCAACTGCGCCACCGCG
This DNA window, taken from Leucobacter tenebrionis, encodes the following:
- a CDS encoding class I SAM-dependent methyltransferase, which produces MRSFDELAAEAVRADVTGWGFEFLRGRATEQRPPWKYASLLAARLGSVSSALDLDTGGGEVVDEAPALPPRMAVTESWPPNVARARQRLGPRGVEVAGTEPGEPLPFPDGSFELVTARHPVAPDWHEIHRVLRPGGVYLAQHVGPASAFELIERFLGPLPAERRLRDPEDEAAAARDRGFEILRLRTATCRMEFFDVGAVIWILRKCVWWVPDFSVERYRDVLLELDAQMRGGTPFVAHSTRHLIEARR
- a CDS encoding LysE family translocator, giving the protein MTAAGWGGLLVAWFAALALPGPDLFLLLRLAVRERRAAVLAALGIMSGNLLWIVVSVLGLAALFEALPALLPVMQTVGAVVLGYLGVQSMRGGIAGLREEGADRGAGSVARPWLLGLTTNLANPKALIFFTALLAQFLPAGAGWGLRLAIIAVMFTSGLVWFVGIALASSAPAFRRWLGRAAPWFDIVAGALFVLIAVVILVEVLLGLVSDPAAQTGDLLPGGRSS
- the mgtE gene encoding magnesium transporter, which translates into the protein MTTQPIPVVDGLIDTIEQQLAARDLHALTETLAPLTTADLVPLFDRLSLRRRAIVFRLLAKQRALEVFESLDPELQGDLLDGLHDAEVARLFAELDPDDRAWLLEEVPASLATRLLRGLPETDRLLTAAVLGYPQGSVGRRMTPEYVWTRAELTVEQSLVRVQARLDDAETVYTVPVLDNGRRVVGVVSLRELMRAEPGRVVADLMQPAHTAEAVERDETAARRCADLALLAMPIVDSERRLVGMFTIDDAVRILEREENEDAARQGGSEPLRRPYLSTPVLSIVRSRVVWLLVLAIGATLTVQVLSVFEATLEQVTVLALFVPLLIGTGGNTGNQAATTVTRALALGDVRPRDLLRVLARELRTGAVLGLLLGGLGFAIAGLVYSVPIGLVIGLTLLTVCTLAAAVGGGMPLLARAVGVDPAVFSNPFISTFVDATGLIVYFMIARAILQL